From the genome of Cytobacillus luteolus, one region includes:
- a CDS encoding THUMP domain-containing class I SAM-dependent RNA methyltransferase, translated as MGKVSLIATAAMGIEAIVAKEVRDLGYECTVDNGKVLFEADEKAICRSNLWLRTADRVKIKVGEFKATSFDELFEKTKALNWGDYLPENAEFPVIGKSVKSKLFSVSDCQSIVKKAVVENLKKHYKKQTEWLEENGPFFRIEVALLKDIATLTIDTSGTGLHKRGYRIGQGEAPIKETLAATLIKLTNWTPDRPFVDPFCGSGTLPIEAALIGQNIAPGFNRGFVSEQWSWIGKDTWDDARQEVEDLAKYDQPIDITGLDIDHRMIQISKENAEEAGFADLISFKQMQVSDFTSKKEYGVIVGNPPYGERLGEKKAVEAMYREMGKAFSKLDTWSVYMLTSNESFEDCYGKPATKKRKLFNGFIKTDYYQYFGPRPPRD; from the coding sequence ATGGGCAAAGTTTCATTGATTGCAACAGCAGCAATGGGTATTGAAGCAATTGTTGCAAAGGAAGTACGTGATTTAGGGTATGAATGTACTGTAGATAATGGAAAAGTGCTTTTTGAAGCAGATGAAAAGGCAATTTGCAGAAGTAATCTTTGGCTACGAACAGCAGACCGTGTGAAAATTAAGGTAGGAGAGTTTAAGGCAACAAGCTTTGACGAGCTTTTTGAAAAGACTAAAGCATTAAACTGGGGGGATTATCTGCCAGAAAATGCTGAGTTTCCTGTAATTGGTAAATCGGTCAAATCTAAATTGTTTAGTGTGTCAGATTGTCAAAGTATTGTTAAAAAAGCAGTTGTTGAAAACTTAAAAAAACATTATAAAAAGCAAACAGAATGGCTAGAGGAAAATGGTCCGTTTTTCCGTATTGAAGTGGCACTATTAAAAGATATTGCAACCCTAACCATTGATACAAGTGGAACGGGGTTACATAAAAGAGGCTATAGAATAGGGCAAGGCGAAGCTCCAATAAAAGAAACCCTTGCAGCTACACTAATTAAACTTACAAACTGGACACCTGACCGACCTTTTGTTGATCCGTTTTGTGGTTCAGGAACATTACCTATTGAGGCAGCACTTATTGGACAAAATATTGCTCCAGGATTTAATAGAGGTTTTGTTTCTGAGCAATGGAGTTGGATTGGGAAAGATACGTGGGATGACGCAAGACAAGAAGTTGAAGATCTTGCAAAATATGACCAACCTATAGATATTACAGGGCTTGATATTGATCATAGAATGATACAAATTTCAAAAGAAAATGCAGAGGAAGCAGGATTTGCAGATCTGATAAGTTTTAAACAAATGCAAGTTTCTGATTTTACCTCCAAAAAGGAATATGGTGTTATTGTAGGAAACCCACCATACGGTGAACGATTAGGAGAGAAAAAAGCAGTAGAAGCAATGTACAGAGAAATGGGGAAAGCCTTCTCCAAGCTAGATACATGGTCAGTATATATGCTTACTTCCAACGAAAGCTTCGAGGATTGCTATGGTAAACCAGCAACTAAAAAAAGAAAGCTGTTTAATGGATTCATAAAAACCGATTACTATCAGTATTTTGGCCCTAGACCACCGCGTGATTAA
- a CDS encoding CotD family spore coat protein produces MNGRPNMMAPIVYPTKCNVQHYCNKTVVPHIHPSHTQHVNHQMYEHVHYYPHTESVVNEVSHQHFNCGPRMPRPFFGR; encoded by the coding sequence ATGAATGGTAGACCAAACATGATGGCACCGATTGTATATCCAACGAAATGTAATGTTCAGCATTATTGTAATAAGACGGTTGTTCCACACATTCATCCGTCACATACTCAACATGTGAATCATCAAATGTATGAGCACGTACACTATTATCCACACACTGAGTCTGTTGTAAATGAAGTTTCTCACCAACACTTTAATTGTGGTCCTAGAATGCCAAGACCATTCTTTGGTAGATAA
- a CDS encoding cytochrome c oxidase subunit 2A, whose translation MPKIETEKKIKVEDSSSLKGTLASVFLLGFFLIVTWVGVYFLFLDRVHNL comes from the coding sequence ATGCCGAAAATTGAAACTGAAAAGAAAATTAAAGTGGAAGATAGTTCTTCATTGAAGGGAACATTAGCTTCGGTATTCTTACTAGGTTTTTTCCTAATAGTAACATGGGTGGGTGTTTACTTCCTATTTTTAGACCGTGTTCACAACTTATAG
- a CDS encoding carboxypeptidase M32, with protein sequence MEIQKIETQFLEYVRKMTSYNEAIGLMYWDLRTGAPKKGVEQRSEVIGMLSSEVFKMSTSEEMAAYLAKLSSPQVKEQLSEITSKTLEECQKEYDRNKKIPADEFKEYVVLQSKAESVWEQAKHESNFSMFEPYLEKLVAFNKKFIGYWGYEGNKYNTLLDMYEPGVTVDILDKVFLQLREHIVPLVKAIAESDSKPETSFLYNHFPKEKQRAVSLELLKEMGYDFNAGRLDETVHPFATGLNPGDVRVTTNYDENDFRTAVFGTIHEGGHALYEQNISQSLVGTPLCSGTSMGIHESQSLFYENIVGRSLAYWKKNYDLLKEYSSGQFEGISIEDFYRGINESKPSFIRIEADELTYPLHVMVRYEIEKGLFNDEIEVKDLPKIWNAKYEEYLGITPENDAKGVLQDVHWAGGSFGYFPSYALGYMYAAQLKQAMLKDLPNYDTLLEEGNLQPIKEWMTEKVHQHGKLKKPLEILNEVTGEGLNASHLISYLEEKYSGVYHL encoded by the coding sequence TTGGAGATTCAAAAAATAGAAACGCAGTTTCTTGAATATGTAAGAAAAATGACAAGTTATAATGAAGCAATTGGACTTATGTATTGGGACTTAAGAACAGGTGCTCCGAAAAAAGGTGTTGAACAACGTTCTGAAGTAATTGGAATGCTTTCCTCAGAGGTTTTTAAAATGTCAACATCCGAAGAAATGGCGGCATATTTAGCAAAGTTATCTTCGCCACAAGTGAAGGAGCAATTATCTGAGATCACTAGTAAAACACTTGAAGAATGTCAAAAAGAGTACGATAGAAATAAAAAAATACCTGCTGATGAATTTAAGGAATATGTGGTTTTGCAATCTAAAGCTGAATCTGTTTGGGAACAGGCAAAGCACGAATCAAATTTTTCGATGTTTGAACCATACTTAGAAAAGCTTGTAGCTTTCAATAAGAAATTTATTGGATATTGGGGCTATGAAGGAAATAAATATAATACTCTGCTCGATATGTATGAGCCTGGTGTAACAGTAGACATTCTTGATAAAGTGTTTTTACAGCTACGTGAACATATCGTTCCACTTGTTAAAGCAATTGCTGAATCAGATTCTAAGCCTGAAACATCCTTTTTATATAATCATTTCCCAAAAGAAAAACAGCGGGCGGTGAGCTTAGAATTACTTAAAGAAATGGGTTATGATTTTAATGCAGGAAGACTTGATGAAACAGTCCATCCTTTTGCAACAGGTCTAAATCCTGGTGATGTAAGAGTAACTACCAATTATGATGAAAACGACTTTAGAACCGCAGTTTTTGGCACAATCCATGAAGGTGGACATGCTTTATATGAACAAAATATATCTCAAAGCTTAGTAGGTACACCATTATGTTCGGGAACATCGATGGGAATTCATGAATCACAATCGTTATTTTATGAAAATATCGTGGGAAGAAGCCTGGCTTATTGGAAGAAAAACTATGATTTATTGAAAGAATATTCAAGTGGACAATTTGAAGGTATCTCAATTGAAGATTTTTATCGTGGTATTAACGAATCAAAACCTTCCTTTATTCGTATTGAAGCAGATGAATTAACTTATCCACTTCATGTCATGGTTCGTTATGAAATTGAAAAAGGTCTATTCAATGATGAGATTGAAGTTAAAGACTTGCCTAAGATCTGGAATGCAAAATATGAGGAATATCTGGGGATTACGCCGGAAAATGATGCAAAAGGAGTCCTACAGGACGTTCATTGGGCAGGAGGTAGCTTCGGGTATTTTCCATCTTATGCCTTAGGCTATATGTATGCAGCCCAATTAAAGCAAGCGATGTTAAAGGATTTACCGAATTATGATACTCTACTAGAGGAAGGTAATTTACAACCTATTAAAGAGTGGATGACTGAGAAAGTTCATCAGCATGGTAAATTAAAAAAGCCACTTGAGATTCTAAATGAGGTTACAGGAGAAGGCTTAAATGCCTCACATTTAATAAGCTATTTAGAAGAAAAATACAGTGGCGTATATCATTTATAA
- a CDS encoding ribonuclease H-like domain-containing protein, which translates to MSIKNKLNRLKNHISTNTQPREQKEQIEKASLSIDIPDLDKWEKYGAKPFYFDESYCFVREVRYPLKTKHGLYQFNELKRVVSSWNEAKVDHPLSSKHIRAEDLFFFDTETTGLGGGVGNTIFLLGHARLADEEIILTQHFLPNLGGEVALYQSFLSSVDYTTLVTYNGKSFDWPQLKTRHTLIRDALPKLPEFGHFDLYHASRRLWKNKLDSVRLSVVEKEILNITREKDVPGYLAPMIYFDFIEHKNPEGIFGVMHHNEVDILSLITLYIHLSNLLLSSDESSPDQFEIARWFDTLGEKDEAKKGYLHAASLDNKDSLKAKFAIASMLKKNKKWNEAIAEFLEVYERADKHLRLKSGIELSKLYEHKEKDYPTALQFACEGLEISNSLQIKSEIEELEKRILRLEKKEKRRNVQ; encoded by the coding sequence GTGTCAATTAAAAATAAGTTAAATCGATTAAAAAATCATATTTCTACTAATACCCAACCTCGCGAACAAAAAGAGCAAATTGAGAAAGCATCATTAAGTATAGATATCCCTGATCTTGATAAGTGGGAGAAATATGGAGCAAAGCCATTTTACTTTGATGAATCTTATTGCTTTGTTAGAGAAGTAAGGTACCCACTCAAAACGAAGCATGGACTCTATCAATTTAATGAATTAAAGAGAGTTGTATCCAGTTGGAATGAGGCAAAAGTGGATCACCCACTATCAAGTAAACACATTAGAGCGGAAGATTTATTTTTCTTTGATACGGAGACAACTGGACTAGGTGGTGGAGTGGGAAACACGATTTTTCTACTAGGTCATGCCCGTCTTGCAGATGAAGAAATAATATTGACTCAACATTTTTTACCAAACCTTGGAGGAGAAGTGGCACTTTATCAGAGCTTCCTATCATCTGTGGATTACACGACACTAGTCACCTATAACGGAAAATCCTTTGATTGGCCACAGCTTAAAACTAGACATACCCTAATTCGAGATGCACTTCCGAAACTTCCAGAGTTTGGTCATTTTGATTTATATCATGCATCACGTAGATTATGGAAGAATAAACTAGACTCGGTTCGACTGTCTGTTGTTGAAAAGGAAATTCTTAATATAACTAGGGAAAAGGATGTTCCAGGCTACCTAGCTCCGATGATTTATTTCGATTTTATTGAGCACAAAAACCCTGAAGGAATATTTGGTGTAATGCATCATAATGAAGTGGATATCTTATCGTTAATAACTCTTTATATTCACTTATCCAATCTGTTACTATCATCAGATGAATCTTCACCAGATCAGTTTGAAATCGCTCGTTGGTTTGATACATTGGGAGAAAAAGACGAAGCCAAAAAAGGTTACCTACATGCTGCAAGTTTGGATAACAAAGATTCTTTAAAGGCTAAGTTTGCAATAGCTTCAATGTTAAAGAAAAATAAAAAGTGGAATGAAGCGATTGCAGAATTTCTTGAAGTGTATGAAAGAGCAGATAAACACTTAAGACTCAAATCAGGGATTGAATTATCAAAGCTATACGAGCATAAAGAAAAGGATTATCCAACCGCTTTGCAGTTTGCATGTGAGGGTTTAGAGATCAGCAATAGCCTCCAGATTAAGAGTGAAATAGAAGAACTCGAAAAACGAATTCTTCGCCTCGAAAAGAAGGAGAAAAGAAGGAATGTTCAGTAA
- a CDS encoding b(o/a)3-type cytochrome-c oxidase subunit 1 yields the protein MMNTVSKVNSRDGKLAMAHIYVAFIALFLGGFAGLLQTLVRSGEFTLPAGIGYYQLLTVHGVLLGLVLTTFFIIGFLFASLSKTAGTLSDKVRLSGWIGFWFMTVGTSMTATTILLGKASVLYTFYAPLMAHPAFYLGLTLVVVGSWISGFGMFSHFGKWKKANPGAVTPLLAFMAVITMILWLVATLGVAAAVLIQFLPWSLGLVETIDVLISRTLFWYFGHPLVYFWLLPAYMAWYVVIPKVIGAKIFSDALARLSFVLFLLFSIPVGFHHQLTEPGIDPAWKFLQVVLTFMVIIPSLMTAFSMFATFEMYGRSKGATGLFGWFRKLPWGDARFFAPFMGMLIFIPAGAGGVINASHQMNQVVHNTIWVTGHFHLTVATTVLLTFFGIAYWLIPHITGRVLTKAMNKLAIVQTIVWVVGMAFMSTAMHFAGLLGAPRRSSFSTYGDSAQAAEWIPYQIAQAIGGSILFIGIILVLVIVINLAFFAPKGETEFPVGEVADTAERTPMILENWKVWVGVLVALILIAYTIPFIDMIQNAPPGSKGFNNLL from the coding sequence ATGATGAATACTGTATCAAAGGTTAATTCGCGTGACGGCAAACTGGCAATGGCCCATATTTATGTAGCATTTATCGCTTTATTTCTAGGTGGTTTTGCTGGTTTATTACAAACTCTAGTCCGTTCAGGAGAATTCACATTACCTGCGGGTATTGGATATTATCAATTACTTACTGTTCATGGTGTATTATTAGGTCTTGTACTTACTACATTCTTTATAATAGGTTTTCTTTTCGCATCGTTAAGTAAGACAGCGGGAACATTGTCTGATAAGGTTCGACTATCAGGCTGGATTGGTTTTTGGTTTATGACAGTAGGAACATCTATGACTGCTACTACAATTTTATTAGGTAAGGCTTCAGTCCTTTATACTTTCTATGCACCTCTAATGGCTCATCCGGCATTTTATCTTGGATTAACACTAGTTGTTGTAGGAAGCTGGATTAGCGGATTTGGAATGTTTTCACACTTTGGAAAATGGAAAAAAGCTAATCCTGGTGCTGTTACACCTTTACTTGCTTTTATGGCAGTTATTACTATGATTCTTTGGTTAGTGGCGACATTAGGAGTTGCTGCTGCTGTATTAATTCAATTTTTACCATGGTCACTAGGACTAGTGGAAACAATAGATGTATTGATTAGTAGAACACTATTCTGGTATTTTGGTCACCCACTAGTATATTTCTGGTTACTGCCTGCCTATATGGCTTGGTATGTTGTTATACCTAAAGTTATTGGTGCAAAAATATTCTCAGATGCTTTAGCTAGACTTTCATTTGTGCTATTCTTACTATTCTCAATTCCTGTTGGATTTCACCATCAGTTAACTGAACCAGGTATTGATCCAGCATGGAAATTTTTACAAGTTGTGTTAACATTTATGGTAATTATCCCTTCACTAATGACAGCATTCTCAATGTTTGCAACGTTCGAAATGTATGGAAGATCTAAAGGAGCAACTGGTCTTTTCGGATGGTTTAGAAAATTACCATGGGGAGATGCACGTTTCTTCGCACCGTTTATGGGTATGTTAATCTTTATTCCAGCAGGTGCCGGTGGTGTCATTAATGCATCTCACCAAATGAACCAAGTTGTTCATAATACAATTTGGGTGACAGGCCACTTTCACTTAACTGTAGCAACAACTGTATTACTAACGTTCTTTGGAATTGCTTATTGGTTAATTCCACATATTACTGGCCGTGTATTAACAAAAGCTATGAATAAGTTGGCGATTGTACAAACAATCGTGTGGGTTGTAGGTATGGCATTTATGTCTACTGCAATGCACTTTGCAGGTCTACTAGGAGCACCAAGACGTTCATCATTCTCAACGTACGGTGATTCAGCACAAGCAGCTGAATGGATTCCTTATCAAATCGCCCAGGCGATTGGTGGATCAATTCTATTTATAGGAATTATCTTAGTTTTAGTTATCGTTATTAACCTTGCTTTCTTTGCGCCTAAAGGTGAAACTGAATTCCCTGTAGGTGAAGTAGCAGACACAGCTGAAAGAACACCTATGATTCTAGAAAATTGGAAGGTATGGGTAGGAGTGTTAGTCGCCCTAATCCTAATTGCTTACACAATTCCTTTCATAGATATGATTCAAAATGCACCTCCAGGTTCAAAAGGATTTAATAATTTATTGTAA
- a CDS encoding DUF1273 domain-containing protein: MRIVAVSGYKPHELGIFKNEQPEVEYIKKALRKQLEQLAQNGLEWVIISGQLGTELWAAEITYELQMEYEQLKVGVFTPFLDQEENWKEDKKEYYEYILSQADYVNSITNKKYENPNQFRLKNHFFVDKSDALLLLYDDEKPGNPQYILEEAKKKSEKMPYEIIMINSYDLQMIVEEELLKRDDFWT; this comes from the coding sequence ATTCGTATTGTCGCAGTCTCAGGATACAAGCCGCATGAGCTTGGGATTTTCAAAAATGAACAACCTGAAGTAGAATATATAAAAAAAGCACTAAGGAAACAACTTGAACAATTAGCACAAAATGGATTAGAGTGGGTAATAATCAGTGGACAACTAGGTACAGAATTATGGGCTGCGGAAATTACATATGAGCTTCAAATGGAGTATGAGCAACTGAAAGTCGGAGTTTTCACCCCATTCCTTGACCAGGAGGAAAACTGGAAGGAAGATAAGAAAGAGTATTATGAGTATATACTGTCTCAAGCCGACTATGTTAACAGCATTACAAATAAAAAATATGAAAATCCAAATCAATTTCGATTGAAAAATCATTTTTTCGTTGATAAGAGTGATGCTCTCTTGCTTTTATACGATGATGAAAAACCGGGTAATCCTCAATATATCCTTGAAGAGGCTAAGAAAAAATCCGAAAAAATGCCATACGAAATTATTATGATTAACTCTTATGACTTACAAATGATTGTAGAAGAAGAATTGCTTAAAAGAGATGACTTTTGGACTTAA
- a CDS encoding PRK06851 family protein, translated as MVQIKNYYAGSNSSQGFYSLYDEALKGLEKLYIFKGGPGTGKSTFMRKVGLFLMEKGYSLEYLHCSSDNHSIDGLIVPSSKLGFVDGTAPHVVEPKYPGVVEKVIDLGQYRNDYQLLKNKREIIELTDDISENFSAAYKVFAEAKKIHLDREEIYLSAMDFKKADQVTNGLIENIFCAPFQEEKNPTVRKRFFGAATPKGAVNFIDNITEDLEKRFIIKGRPGSGKSTLMKKIGKNAEDRGLSVEYFQCAFDPNSVDMVVIPGLGVSVVDGTAPHIVDPFRSGDVVVDMFKLCMDTDIEVRCKKEIGELNTNYKSKMTLGTNFLSEAKRLHDKLEDYYKEAMDFTAVDKKREEIIKEISKF; from the coding sequence ATGGTACAAATCAAAAATTACTATGCTGGATCTAATTCAAGTCAGGGATTTTATTCACTCTATGATGAAGCGCTAAAGGGCTTAGAGAAGCTTTATATTTTTAAAGGTGGGCCAGGTACTGGAAAGTCAACATTCATGAGAAAAGTTGGACTATTTCTAATGGAAAAAGGCTATAGTCTTGAGTATTTACATTGCTCCTCGGATAATCATTCCATTGATGGCCTTATTGTTCCTTCGTCGAAACTTGGATTTGTTGATGGAACTGCTCCACATGTTGTTGAACCAAAGTATCCAGGAGTGGTTGAAAAGGTAATTGATTTAGGTCAATACCGTAATGATTATCAACTACTAAAAAATAAAAGAGAAATTATTGAGTTAACTGATGATATTTCAGAAAACTTCTCAGCAGCCTATAAAGTGTTTGCTGAAGCGAAGAAAATCCATTTAGATAGAGAAGAAATTTATTTATCAGCTATGGATTTTAAGAAGGCCGATCAAGTAACGAATGGATTAATTGAAAACATCTTTTGCGCTCCTTTCCAAGAAGAAAAGAATCCAACTGTAAGAAAAAGATTTTTTGGTGCGGCAACTCCAAAAGGCGCAGTTAATTTTATAGATAATATAACAGAAGATCTGGAAAAAAGATTCATAATTAAAGGGAGACCCGGAAGCGGAAAATCCACTTTAATGAAGAAGATTGGTAAAAATGCAGAAGACAGAGGATTGTCCGTTGAATATTTCCAGTGTGCTTTTGACCCAAATAGTGTAGATATGGTTGTTATTCCAGGGCTAGGTGTTTCAGTTGTAGACGGAACAGCGCCACACATAGTTGACCCTTTTCGTAGTGGAGATGTAGTAGTTGATATGTTTAAACTCTGTATGGATACAGACATCGAGGTTCGCTGTAAGAAAGAAATTGGAGAGCTTAATACAAATTATAAAAGTAAGATGACATTAGGTACCAATTTCTTAAGTGAAGCAAAACGACTTCACGATAAGCTAGAGGATTATTATAAAGAAGCAATGGATTTCACTGCGGTAGATAAAAAAAGAGAAGAAATTATAAAGGAAATATCCAAATTTTAG
- a CDS encoding DUF3921 family protein has product MDFSKIREALETSYKALLSEAGQEISVMDNISQAQDEYLQALSHATSVEKDYLRYTK; this is encoded by the coding sequence ATGGACTTTTCTAAAATCCGTGAAGCATTGGAAACTTCATATAAAGCTCTATTGAGTGAAGCGGGTCAAGAGATTAGTGTGATGGATAACATCTCACAAGCACAAGACGAATATCTTCAAGCTCTTTCTCACGCTACCTCAGTTGAAAAAGATTACTTACGTTATACCAAGTAA
- a CDS encoding ATP-dependent DNA helicase translates to MIRDRLPFQITKQDNFFDKLNEWIGDIFYDILPDKGFELRDEQIYMAFQLERAFKNKSIVFAEAGVGTGKTIVYLLYALCYARFTGKPAIIACADESLIEQLVKPEGDIAKISTALDLNIDVRLAKSQDQYLCLRKLDDVMVKNDSELIHDLYSELPDFVHNPSTLQSFYHYGDRKNYSDIPDEDWDLVAWDTFQDCFSCEKRHRCGQTLSREHYRKATDLIICSHDFYMEHVWTSEARKREGQLPLLPEGSCVVFDEGHLLEFAAQKALTYRVKETTLENLLTRLLENDIREEFAYLIESSIEQNERFFTLLKKSSTKVQGSDRMDIQFDSELRTVASKLYTMLSKIGDDLVFESETYTIDHYELNIVDEHLDKMEFALKLLLEKSEAIFWIENTRDGDSTLVIMPRAVEAVLKENVFSKKMPFIFSSATLSENQTFDYIASSLGVTDFDSFSVESPFNYDEQMSISAPVFKMNDNLFLDKVSYTIDQLKKTDGRALVLFNTKEELLKFKQEVSNTTSFSFLFEGEQEISQLVSRFQNNEETVLCAVHLWEGLDIPGPSLSNVIIWSLPFPPNDPVFQAKRKYVENAFWKVDVPYMILRLKQGVGRLIRAHEDKGIISIYLTDQTQSEVIEQVKQALPTEVKISNE, encoded by the coding sequence ATGATTCGTGATCGACTGCCCTTTCAAATTACAAAGCAGGATAATTTTTTTGATAAGCTTAATGAATGGATTGGTGATATTTTCTATGACATTCTTCCTGATAAGGGATTTGAATTAAGGGATGAACAAATTTACATGGCATTTCAGCTTGAAAGGGCATTTAAAAATAAATCAATCGTCTTTGCTGAGGCAGGGGTAGGAACAGGAAAAACAATTGTATATTTACTCTATGCACTGTGCTATGCAAGATTCACTGGTAAACCTGCCATCATCGCTTGTGCAGATGAGTCATTAATTGAGCAATTAGTAAAGCCTGAAGGTGACATTGCAAAAATTTCAACTGCATTAGACTTAAATATAGATGTAAGATTAGCAAAATCTCAAGATCAATATTTATGCCTGCGTAAACTAGATGATGTGATGGTTAAAAATGATTCTGAGTTAATACATGATTTATACAGTGAACTACCTGATTTTGTACATAATCCTTCAACATTACAATCGTTTTATCATTATGGTGACAGGAAGAATTACTCAGATATCCCAGATGAAGATTGGGATTTAGTGGCTTGGGATACTTTTCAAGATTGCTTTTCCTGTGAAAAAAGACATCGTTGTGGGCAAACTTTATCAAGGGAGCACTATCGAAAAGCAACAGATTTAATTATATGCTCACATGACTTTTATATGGAACATGTTTGGACATCTGAAGCTAGGAAACGTGAAGGGCAACTCCCTTTATTACCAGAGGGTAGCTGTGTGGTTTTTGACGAAGGACATTTGTTAGAATTCGCTGCTCAAAAAGCTTTAACGTATCGCGTGAAAGAAACAACACTTGAAAACCTATTAACGAGACTATTAGAAAATGATATACGTGAAGAATTTGCTTACCTAATCGAAAGCTCGATTGAACAAAATGAAAGATTCTTCACACTCTTAAAAAAGAGCTCGACCAAGGTACAAGGATCAGATCGAATGGATATTCAGTTTGATTCAGAGTTAAGAACAGTTGCAAGTAAATTATATACGATGCTTTCCAAAATAGGTGATGATCTTGTTTTTGAAAGTGAAACATATACAATTGATCACTATGAATTGAATATTGTTGATGAGCACCTTGATAAGATGGAATTTGCTCTTAAATTGCTTTTAGAGAAGTCAGAAGCAATTTTCTGGATTGAGAACACTAGAGATGGAGACAGTACACTAGTTATTATGCCTAGAGCCGTAGAGGCTGTTCTGAAAGAAAATGTATTTTCTAAGAAAATGCCATTTATTTTCTCATCAGCAACTCTTTCAGAGAATCAAACTTTTGACTACATAGCATCGAGTTTGGGGGTTACAGATTTTGATTCTTTCTCTGTCGAATCACCATTTAATTACGATGAACAGATGTCAATTTCAGCCCCTGTTTTTAAAATGAATGACAATTTGTTCCTTGATAAGGTTTCATATACAATTGATCAATTGAAAAAGACAGACGGCAGAGCCTTAGTACTATTTAACACGAAAGAAGAATTATTGAAATTTAAGCAAGAGGTTTCAAATACAACCAGCTTTTCTTTCTTATTCGAGGGTGAACAGGAAATAAGCCAACTTGTTTCTCGTTTCCAAAATAATGAGGAAACAGTACTTTGTGCGGTTCATTTATGGGAAGGGTTAGATATTCCAGGACCATCCTTGTCAAATGTTATCATTTGGTCATTACCGTTTCCACCAAACGATCCTGTTTTCCAGGCAAAGCGTAAATACGTTGAAAATGCCTTTTGGAAGGTTGATGTACCTTATATGATACTTCGCCTCAAGCAAGGGGTAGGGCGTTTAATAAGGGCTCATGAAGACAAAGGGATTATATCGATTTATTTAACAGATCAAACTCAAAGTGAAGTGATTGAACAAGTTAAACAGGCGCTACCGACAGAAGTAAAGATTTCCAACGAATGA
- a CDS encoding cytochrome c oxidase subunit II, whose protein sequence is MHMHKFEKIWLTFGIGTLLVFLTTVGVGAFYMGTQPASCLVTIDPEKVRETAPFDNPGLRHIEGNKYELNIVTSAFAFTPNQIQIPKGAEVVINVTTTDVVHGFQVAGTNINMMVHPGYINTYTQKFDKTGEYLILCNEYCGAGHHLMSAKIEVVEQ, encoded by the coding sequence ATGCATATGCATAAATTTGAGAAAATTTGGTTGACGTTTGGTATTGGAACACTTTTAGTATTTTTAACAACCGTAGGCGTTGGTGCTTTTTATATGGGTACACAGCCTGCTAGCTGTCTAGTAACGATTGATCCTGAAAAGGTTCGTGAAACGGCACCTTTTGATAACCCTGGTTTAAGGCACATAGAAGGTAACAAATATGAATTAAACATTGTTACTTCAGCTTTTGCTTTTACACCAAATCAGATCCAAATTCCTAAAGGGGCTGAAGTGGTAATCAACGTAACGACAACGGATGTTGTTCACGGATTCCAAGTTGCCGGAACTAATATCAATATGATGGTTCATCCTGGATACATTAACACTTACACTCAAAAGTTCGATAAAACTGGAGAATATTTAATTCTATGTAACGAATATTGTGGAGCTGGACACCACTTAATGAGTGCGAAAATTGAGGTGGTAGAACAATGA
- the gpsB gene encoding cell division regulator GpsB → MITDKIKLSVKDILEKEFKTGMRGYKQEEVDKFLDLIIKDYELFQQELEDLQQENIRLKRQVEDSSFKKQPTQPQTGTTNFDILKRLSNLEKHVFGNKLFD, encoded by the coding sequence ATGATAACAGACAAAATTAAACTTTCAGTTAAAGATATCTTAGAAAAAGAATTCAAAACAGGCATGAGAGGGTATAAGCAAGAAGAAGTCGACAAGTTTCTAGATTTAATCATAAAAGATTATGAATTATTCCAGCAGGAGCTTGAAGACCTTCAACAAGAGAATATACGTTTAAAACGTCAGGTAGAAGATTCTTCATTTAAAAAACAGCCAACACAACCACAAACCGGTACAACTAATTTTGATATTCTAAAAAGGCTATCAAATCTTGAAAAACACGTATTCGGGAATAAGTTATTTGATTAA